In one window of Bdellovibrio bacteriovorus W DNA:
- the sucA gene encoding 2-oxoglutarate dehydrogenase E1 component (COG0567 2-oxoglutarate dehydrogenase complex, dehydrogenase (E1) component, and related enzymes): protein MNNTGINRANLEYIEQLYSDFRSHPDTLSLEWKSFFEGMEFAQEGKFGMSDKELAVYQLIQAYRDHGHLQANLNPLYAPQKNEMLALSRFGLSEKDLSSTFQIGSLIGLANSSLKEIIAQLEKNYCGTIALQAADATPAEIKWLQSEFEKVTPKLSLDDKKAVLQSLTKAESLERFLHTRYVGAKRFSVEGADSFIPMMEHLAQRSTDEQVEEIFIGMAHRGRVNLLVNFCGKGEEYIFGDFNGPLQREAPIANFDGDVKYHLGYVAEKKSKAGVCRINLAYNPSHLETVNAIAVGMARASQDRLNKPDARKRVLPVLVHGDAAFAGQGIVQEVLQLAGVAPHTVGGTIHIILDNQVGFTTNGFDTRSTRYASDTAKMTFTPVLHANGDDAESCVRAMDIALRYRQQFNKDVVINLICYRKYGHNEGDEPAFTQPQMYEIIKTHKTVRDLYGQQLVAEGSMTQAQVDEFYTNAMNRLQTIFEETKKNPPKLKNFKFEGPWKGLRAAVDADFEKTADTKFPIEKLKKIGELIGSYPADFTPHPKLKRLLESRKNMGAGSEMIDWGMGELLAYGSLLSEGTNVRMTGEDCVRGTFTHRHAGMYDFTNGKAFFPLDAVNPDAKFLIAESILSEYGVVGFEYGFSVQDPRSLVMWEAQFGDFVNGAQIVLDQYLAAGEAKWQQMSGLVLLLPHGYEGQGPEHSSARMERFLQSSAQNNMQVCNLTTPAQIYHVLRRQMHRDFRKPLVIMSPKSLLRHPKAVSSLDELANGSFQEVIKDTVNPANVDTVVFVSGKLYYELLEARETTKKENVALVRLEQLYPFPARQVTEVLKSYPKAKTLVWAQEEPKNMGAFQNVYFKFADVVAKAGLKLAFEYAGRPERSSPATGFNHQHKEEQAEIIKSIFGA, encoded by the coding sequence GTGAATAACACAGGTATCAATCGCGCAAATTTAGAGTACATCGAGCAACTTTACTCTGATTTCAGATCACACCCCGACACTCTAAGTTTGGAGTGGAAAAGTTTTTTTGAAGGAATGGAGTTTGCCCAAGAAGGTAAATTCGGAATGTCTGACAAGGAACTTGCGGTTTATCAGTTGATCCAAGCCTATCGCGACCACGGCCACCTTCAAGCAAATCTCAACCCACTTTACGCTCCTCAAAAAAATGAGATGCTGGCATTGAGTCGTTTTGGTCTTTCTGAAAAAGATTTATCTAGCACATTTCAAATTGGGTCGTTGATTGGTTTAGCAAACTCTTCGCTCAAAGAGATCATCGCCCAACTTGAAAAAAACTATTGCGGCACTATAGCCCTGCAAGCAGCGGATGCGACACCGGCAGAAATCAAATGGCTTCAGTCTGAGTTTGAAAAAGTAACTCCTAAACTTTCGCTTGATGACAAGAAAGCAGTTCTGCAAAGCCTAACTAAAGCTGAATCTCTAGAGCGTTTCCTTCACACGCGTTACGTAGGCGCAAAACGCTTCTCTGTCGAGGGTGCTGACTCTTTCATTCCGATGATGGAACACTTGGCCCAAAGAAGTACTGATGAACAAGTTGAAGAAATCTTTATCGGCATGGCTCACCGTGGCCGTGTAAACTTACTTGTTAATTTCTGTGGCAAAGGCGAAGAGTACATCTTTGGTGATTTCAACGGACCTCTTCAGCGTGAAGCGCCTATTGCAAACTTTGATGGCGACGTTAAGTATCACTTGGGTTATGTCGCTGAAAAGAAATCTAAGGCTGGTGTTTGCAGAATCAATCTTGCCTACAACCCTTCACATCTTGAAACTGTAAATGCTATTGCTGTCGGCATGGCGCGCGCTTCTCAAGATCGCCTGAACAAGCCAGATGCACGTAAACGTGTTCTTCCTGTACTCGTTCACGGAGATGCTGCCTTTGCTGGCCAAGGCATCGTTCAGGAAGTTTTACAACTTGCAGGCGTGGCTCCACACACCGTGGGCGGAACAATCCATATCATTCTGGATAACCAAGTTGGCTTTACAACAAATGGTTTTGACACCCGTTCGACTCGCTATGCGTCCGACACTGCGAAGATGACGTTCACTCCGGTGCTTCATGCAAATGGTGACGATGCTGAAAGCTGCGTTCGCGCGATGGATATCGCTCTTCGCTACCGACAGCAATTCAACAAAGACGTTGTTATTAATTTAATTTGCTATCGCAAATATGGCCATAACGAGGGCGACGAACCTGCATTCACACAACCACAGATGTATGAAATCATTAAGACCCACAAAACTGTGCGTGATCTTTATGGCCAACAACTTGTTGCTGAAGGCAGCATGACTCAAGCACAAGTCGATGAGTTCTATACAAATGCGATGAACCGCCTGCAGACGATCTTCGAAGAAACCAAAAAGAATCCTCCTAAACTTAAGAACTTCAAGTTTGAAGGACCTTGGAAGGGGCTTCGTGCAGCCGTTGACGCTGATTTCGAAAAAACCGCAGATACGAAATTCCCTATCGAGAAATTAAAAAAGATCGGCGAACTTATTGGTTCTTACCCGGCAGACTTCACTCCCCACCCGAAATTAAAGCGCCTCTTAGAGTCGCGTAAAAACATGGGTGCCGGCAGCGAAATGATCGACTGGGGTATGGGAGAGTTGCTTGCTTACGGAAGTCTTCTTTCTGAAGGAACAAACGTACGCATGACAGGTGAAGACTGCGTACGCGGTACTTTCACACATAGACATGCTGGAATGTATGACTTCACCAATGGCAAAGCTTTCTTCCCATTGGATGCTGTCAACCCTGACGCTAAATTCCTCATCGCAGAAAGTATTTTATCTGAGTACGGCGTTGTTGGTTTTGAATATGGTTTCTCTGTTCAGGATCCTCGCTCCCTCGTGATGTGGGAAGCGCAATTCGGGGATTTCGTGAACGGCGCTCAAATCGTTCTCGATCAATACCTAGCGGCTGGCGAAGCGAAGTGGCAGCAAATGAGTGGTTTGGTTCTACTTCTTCCTCATGGATATGAAGGCCAAGGCCCAGAGCACTCTTCCGCTCGTATGGAAAGATTCCTTCAGTCTTCTGCTCAAAACAATATGCAAGTGTGCAACCTGACAACTCCTGCGCAGATCTATCATGTTCTTCGCCGCCAGATGCACCGTGATTTCCGCAAACCTTTGGTGATCATGTCGCCTAAGTCTTTGCTACGTCACCCAAAAGCAGTTTCTTCTTTAGATGAGTTAGCAAATGGCTCGTTCCAAGAAGTCATCAAAGACACTGTGAACCCAGCCAACGTAGACACTGTCGTCTTTGTTTCTGGAAAGCTTTATTATGAATTATTAGAAGCCCGTGAAACTACGAAAAAAGAAAACGTAGCACTGGTTCGCCTTGAGCAGCTTTATCCGTTCCCTGCTCGTCAGGTTACTGAAGTTCTTAAATCCTATCCGAAAGCAAAAACTTTGGTATGGGCACAGGAAGAACCCAAGAACATGGGCGCTTTCCAAAATGTTTACTTTAAATTTGCAGATGTTGTCGCAAAAGCTGGGTTGAAACTTGCATTTGAATACGCAGGCCGTCCAGAGCGTTCTTCTCCGGCAACAGGTTTCAACCATCAGCATAAAGAAGAACAAGCTGAAATTATTAAATCAATCTTTGGTGCGTAA
- a CDS encoding 2-oxoglutarate dehydrogenase, E2 component, dihydrolipoamide succinyltransferase (COG0508 Pyruvate/2-oxoglutarate dehydrogenase complex, dihydrolipoamide acyltransferase (E2) component, and related enzymes), whose translation MKQEIKVPAVGESITEATIGNWLKKSGEFVKRDEVLMLLETDKASVEVVAENDGVLTILPGNEDGAVVQIGATIATLDTSATAPAATATPAAQPAATPAAASPHAASTKDASGHLSPAVQRIVTEKNLDPSTVQGTGKDGRLTKGDVLEAQPGAPAKAAAAPAPAAKAPTAAATNAMAARGPSKQGDKNLVPMTTIRKRIAEKLKEAQNTAALLTTFNEIDMSKVMELRGKYKDKFKERYGINLGFNAFFVKAAVEALKEFPAVNALITGNDIQYHNYYNIGIAVSTEKGLMVPVVKDADLLSMAGVEMAIRDLALKGRDGKISPNDLSGGTFSITNGGVFGSLLSTPILNYPQSAILGLHKIQDRPMAIDGKVEIRPMMYVALTYDHRIIDGKEAVSFLVKIKELVEDPERLLLEV comes from the coding sequence ATGAAACAAGAGATCAAAGTTCCCGCGGTTGGCGAATCGATCACAGAAGCAACAATTGGCAATTGGTTAAAAAAATCGGGCGAATTTGTTAAACGTGACGAAGTTCTTATGTTGCTTGAAACAGATAAAGCCAGCGTTGAAGTCGTTGCTGAAAACGACGGTGTTCTAACTATTCTCCCTGGTAACGAAGACGGTGCTGTGGTGCAAATCGGTGCGACGATTGCAACTCTTGATACTTCAGCGACGGCCCCTGCGGCGACAGCTACACCGGCAGCTCAACCTGCGGCGACTCCTGCAGCAGCGTCTCCGCATGCGGCTTCAACTAAAGATGCCTCTGGTCACCTCTCCCCTGCAGTGCAAAGAATCGTCACAGAAAAGAACCTAGATCCATCAACAGTTCAAGGAACTGGCAAAGACGGTCGCCTTACTAAAGGTGATGTCCTTGAAGCACAACCGGGTGCTCCAGCAAAAGCAGCGGCTGCACCAGCCCCTGCCGCTAAAGCTCCAACAGCAGCTGCAACAAATGCAATGGCTGCTCGTGGTCCGTCGAAACAAGGCGATAAAAACCTTGTGCCAATGACAACAATCCGTAAGCGTATTGCTGAGAAATTAAAAGAAGCTCAAAACACAGCAGCACTTTTAACGACATTCAATGAGATTGATATGTCCAAAGTGATGGAGCTTCGTGGAAAATATAAAGATAAATTTAAAGAGAGATATGGAATCAATCTAGGCTTCAACGCTTTCTTCGTTAAAGCGGCTGTAGAAGCTCTTAAAGAGTTCCCTGCTGTAAATGCTTTAATCACTGGCAACGACATTCAATACCACAACTACTATAACATCGGCATCGCTGTTTCTACAGAGAAGGGCCTGATGGTTCCTGTTGTGAAAGATGCTGACTTGCTATCTATGGCTGGCGTTGAAATGGCTATTCGTGATTTGGCTCTTAAAGGTCGCGATGGGAAAATTTCTCCAAACGATTTAAGTGGTGGAACTTTCTCAATCACAAATGGCGGAGTCTTTGGTTCCCTTCTATCAACTCCAATCCTCAATTACCCTCAATCGGCTATCTTAGGTCTGCATAAGATTCAAGATCGACCAATGGCAATTGATGGCAAAGTCGAGATTCGTCCAATGATGTATGTGGCATTGACATATGACCATAGAATTATTGACGGCAAAGAAGCAGTTAGCTTCCTTGTGAAAATCAAAGAGTTGGTTGAAGACCCAGAAAGACTTCTTCTAGAAGTTTAA